In one window of Mercurialis annua linkage group LG4, ddMerAnnu1.2, whole genome shotgun sequence DNA:
- the LOC126679601 gene encoding 6-phosphogluconate dehydrogenase, decarboxylating 3, chloroplastic — protein sequence MEASIALSRIGLAGLAVMGQNLALNIAEKGFPISVYNRTASKVDETVHRAQNEGPFSLSGHYNPRDFVLSIQRPRSVIILVKAGTPVDQTIAALSEHMEAGDCIIDGGNEWYQNTERRIQEVTERGLLYLGMGVSGGEEGARFGPSLMPGGSFEAYNNVKDILQKVAAQVEDGPCVTYIGEGGSGNFVKMVHNGIEYGDMQLISEAYDVLKNVGGLSNDELAEIFTEWNKGELESFLVEITSDIFRVKDEHGDGELVDKILDKTGMKGTGKWTVQQAAELSVAAPTIAASLDCRYLSGLKEERESAAEILKEAGLQEEVGAVKSGIDKKRLIDDVRQALYASKICSYAQGMNLLRAKSVEKGWNLNLGEMARIWKGGCIIRAVFLDRIKQAYQRNPNLASLVVDPEFAREMVQRQAAWRRVVGCAISAGISTPGMCASLAYFDTYRRARLPANLVQAQRDLFGAHTYERIDRPGAYHTEWTKLARKNNAGVGAFN from the coding sequence ATGGAAGCCTCAATCGCCCTATCGAGAATCGGCCTCGCCGGTCTAGCCGTCATGGGTCAAAACCTTGCTCTAAACATCGCAGAGAAAGGCTTCCCAATCTCCGTCTACAACAGAACCGCTTCAAAAGTCGACGAGACAGTCCACCGTGCTCAGAACGAAGGACCCTTTTCATTATCCGGTCATTACAACCCACGTGACTTCGTTCTCTCAATTCAACGGCCTAGATCTGTTATAATCTTGGTCAAAGCCGGTACTCCCGTTGATCAGACCATTGCTGCTTTGTCTGAACATATGGAAGCTGGTGACTGTATTATCGACGGCGGTAATGAATGGTATCAGAATACTGAGAGGAGAATTCAAGAAGTTACTGAGAGGGGGCTTCTTTATTTGGGTATGGGAGTTTCGGGTGGTGAAGAAGGTGCTCGGTTCGGGCCGTCTTTAATGCCGGGTGGGTCTTTTGAAGCGTATAATAATGTTAAAGATATTTTGCAGAAAGTTGCTGCTCAAGTTGAGGATGGGCCATGTGTTACTTATATTGGTGAGGGTGGTTCAGGTAATTTTGTTAAGATGGTTCATAATGGAATTGAGTACGGTGATATGCAGTTGATTTCTGAGGCATATGATGTTTTAAAGAACGTTGGTGGGTTGTCTAATGATGAATTGGCTGAGATTTTTACTGAGTGGAATAAGGGGGAGTTGGAGAGTTTCTTGGTTGAGATTACTTCTGATATTTTTAGGGTTAAAGATGAGCATGGTGATGGGGAGTTGGTTGACAAGATTTTGGATAAGACGGGGATGAAAGGGACTGGGAAATGGACTGTTCAGCAAGCGGCTGAGCTTTCTGTTGCGGCGCCGACGATTGCTGCTTCTTTGGATTGTAGGTATTTGAGTGGCTTGAAGGAGGAGAGGGAGAGCGCCGCCGAGATTTTGAAGGAGGCTGGATTGCAGGAGGAGGTTGGGGCGGTTAAGAGCGGGATCGATAAGAAGAGATTGATTGATGATGTGAGGCAGGCGTTGTATGCTTCTAAGATTTGTAGCTATGCTCAAGGGATGAATTTGTTGAGGGCTAAGAGTGTTGAGAAGGGTTGGAATTTGAATTTGGGTGAGATGGCTAGGATTTGGAAAGGTGGGTGTATTATTCGGGCGGTGTTTTTGGATAGGATCAAGCAGGCTTATCAGAGGAATCCCAATTTGGCTAGCTTAGTTGTTGACCCGGAATTTGCTAGGGAGATGGTCCAGAGGCAGGCGGCTTGGAGGAGAGTTGTAGGTTGTGCTATTTCAGCCGGGATTAGCACGCCCGGCATGTGTGCCAGTCTTGCTTATTTTGATACTTATAGGCGTGCAAGGCTACCGGCAAATCTTGTTCAGGCACAGAGGGACTTGTTTGGTGCACATACTTATGAAAGGATCGATCGCCCAGGTGCATACCACACTGAGTGGACAAAACTTGCTCGCAAGAACAATGCCGGCGTTGGTGCTTTCAACTAA
- the LOC126679602 gene encoding uncharacterized protein LOC126679602, with amino-acid sequence MRCKKHPGDLTTTVGVCASCLRERLLSLIAAQLQAEAQLPLPYSHSRSSAAAAVDHSRKSDSAAAPTTAQPPPLIFPRSVSPYVAPRRESDQTPSHHPLFFSTPQVNPIYNNNCYNNNNYRKKKHARFSLLTNLFRSKSDKLNHPDPSRNSSSGAVSSTSSPVWFSGIFSSSRSSKKQSPNCPADISVRQPRRRIVDRGMSPARGADSDDDCADRSPSGSGSSGESTSSHWSKRTPISAPAAAASAIRRSKTGHVSSSGLAFCLSPLVRASPNRHWNQKGGAGSVSLPPDIGYSGEIRVPAKPHLSTASLFCANRSRKLCDLGRVNLNRP; translated from the coding sequence ATGAGATGCAAGAAGCACCCCGGAGATCTCACCACCACCGTAGGCGTCTGCGCTTCATGTCTCCGGGAACGCCTGCTTTCTTTAATTGCCGCTCAGCTTCAAGCAGAAGCTCAATTGCCTCTCCCGTACTCTCACTCACGCTcctccgccgccgccgccgtaGATCATTCACGTAAATCTGATTCTGCTGCTGCTCCGACCACCGCGCAACCGCCTCCGTTGATTTTCCCTCGCTCTGTTTCGCCTTACGTGGCTCCCCGGCGAGAATCTGATCAAACTCCGAGCCATCATCCGCTCTTCTTTAGCACGCCTCAGGTGAACCCAATTTACAACAACAATTGCTATAACAATAACAATTACAGGAAGAAAAAGCACGCCAGATTTTCTCTGTTGACAAATCTATTTAGGTCAAAATCCGACAAGTTAAATCATCCGGATCCTTCTAGAAACTCTTCAAGCGGCGCCGTTTCGTCTACTTCTTCGCCGGTCTGGTTCTCTGGTATATTTTCCTCTTCTCGCAGCAGTAAGAAGCAATCTCCTAATTGTCCCGCCGATATCTCCGTCCGCCAACCTCGCCGGAGAATAGTAGATCGGGGAATGTCGCCGGCTAGAGGAGCGGATTCGGATGATGATTGTGCGGATCGGTCTCCGTCTGGAAGCGGATCTTCGGGGGAGTCAACTTCATCTCACTGGTCGAAGAGGACACCGATATCCGCACCGGCGGCAGCGGCGTCGGCAATTAGGCGTTCGAAGACTGGACACGTGTCGTCCTCGGGGTTAGCTTTTTGTTTGAGTCCCTTGGTTAGAGCTAGCCCTAACCGGCACTGGAACCAGAAAGGCGGAGCAGGAAGCGTAAGTTTACCGCCTGACATCGGCTATTCCGGTGAGATTAGGGTTCCTGCGAAGCCTCATTTGTCGACGGCGTCATTGTTTTGCGCGAATCGTTCGCGGAAGCTTTGCGATTTAGGCAGAGTCAATCTCAACCGTCCATAA